The Candidatus Hinthialibacter antarcticus genome contains a region encoding:
- the rsfS gene encoding ribosome silencing factor — translation MEISDPARRAAEALADVKGRDIILLDLAKKSSFADYFVIVTGDSPVHMRALANRVREAMADEGARVKHSEGRDSQHWMLLDFNTVIVHIFSQQARPYYSLESLWGDADIIQWNDGAPALAAASSI, via the coding sequence ATGGAAATTAGCGACCCCGCGCGGCGCGCCGCAGAAGCGCTCGCCGACGTAAAAGGCCGCGATATCATTTTGCTCGACTTGGCGAAGAAATCTTCCTTCGCCGATTATTTTGTCATCGTCACTGGCGACAGCCCGGTTCACATGCGCGCACTGGCTAACCGGGTGCGTGAAGCGATGGCCGATGAAGGCGCCCGCGTAAAGCATTCAGAAGGACGCGACAGCCAACATTGGATGCTGCTTGATTTTAACACCGTGATCGTCCATATTTTCTCCCAACAAGCCAGGCCCTATTACAGCCTGGAGTCATTATGGGGCGATGCGGACATCATTCAGTGGAATGACGGAGCGCCTGCGTTAGCGGCCGCTTCATCTATATGA
- the hflX gene encoding GTPase HflX, translating to MVAVHPSSVNRHAADYRDEELERLADTAGAKVVAHCSQFVKSINPATYIGSGKLQEVNDLVASEDIDVVLFNQDLSPVQQRNIEKKLDRRIVDRTELILDIFAQHAQSRDGKIQVELAQLRYLRPRLTGRGVDLSRLGGGIGTRGPGETKLEVDRRRIDQRISRLGKEWEKVRDARRLQRKSRQREGLPTIVLVGYTNAGKSTLLNRMTSAEVLAKNQLFSTVDTTTRRMRLPDGRRALISDTVGFISDLPEPLLAAFRATLEVVEEADLLLHVADASSPFLEDQLHAVNEVLGGLGCGMKPSMTVFNKIDLVDDPLELFEIEQKVGPSVRCSALKNDDMLELQTAIARLSLNLEPAPTPSNDDPPDFLNELLNS from the coding sequence CTGGTTGCGGTTCATCCGTCTTCCGTTAACCGTCACGCGGCTGACTATCGCGACGAAGAGCTCGAGCGTCTCGCCGACACTGCGGGCGCGAAGGTGGTCGCCCATTGCAGCCAGTTTGTGAAATCCATCAATCCTGCGACCTACATCGGCAGCGGCAAACTGCAAGAAGTAAACGATCTGGTCGCGTCAGAAGACATCGACGTTGTGTTGTTTAACCAAGACCTGTCGCCGGTGCAGCAACGCAACATCGAAAAAAAACTCGACCGCCGCATCGTTGACCGCACCGAACTTATTCTCGACATCTTCGCCCAACACGCGCAAAGCCGCGACGGAAAAATTCAAGTCGAGCTGGCGCAGTTGCGCTATTTGCGTCCACGCTTGACGGGACGCGGGGTAGACCTCTCGCGCCTGGGCGGCGGCATCGGTACGCGCGGGCCGGGTGAAACCAAACTCGAAGTCGACCGCCGCCGCATTGACCAGCGCATCTCGCGCTTAGGCAAAGAGTGGGAGAAGGTACGCGACGCCCGGCGCTTACAACGCAAGTCGCGCCAGCGTGAAGGGCTGCCGACGATTGTTTTGGTTGGATATACCAACGCGGGCAAATCAACGCTGCTCAACCGTATGACCTCCGCCGAGGTGTTAGCCAAGAACCAATTGTTCTCGACCGTCGATACCACCACCCGGCGTATGCGCCTGCCCGACGGACGCCGCGCGCTGATCTCCGACACGGTCGGGTTTATCTCTGACCTGCCCGAACCGCTGCTGGCGGCGTTTCGCGCCACGCTCGAAGTCGTTGAAGAGGCCGACCTGCTGTTGCATGTCGCGGACGCATCGTCGCCGTTTTTAGAAGACCAACTTCACGCGGTCAATGAGGTGTTGGGTGGATTGGGCTGCGGCATGAAGCCGAGCATGACGGTGTTTAATAAAATTGATCTGGTCGACGACCCGCTGGAGTTGTTCGAGATCGAGCAAAAGGTTGGCCCCAGCGTGCGCTGTTCTGCATTAAAGAACGACGATATGCTCGAATTACAAACCGCAATCGCCCGCTTGTCGTTAAATCTGGAACCGGCTCCAACCCCAAGCAACGACGACCCGCCCGACTTTTTAAATGAGCTGCTCAATTCATAA
- the hfq gene encoding RNA chaperone Hfq, translating to MVVKSVMNIQDSFLNQARRERISLDVHLVDGSDLHGKISAFDSFTIILLNDEREEQYLIYKHSIATITPAGHSRVRWNQMERPPGK from the coding sequence ATGGTAGTCAAGAGCGTAATGAACATTCAGGACAGTTTTTTGAACCAGGCGCGGCGTGAGCGTATTTCGCTAGATGTACATCTAGTGGACGGTTCTGATCTTCACGGGAAAATCTCAGCCTTTGACAGTTTCACCATCATCTTGCTTAATGATGAACGCGAAGAACAATACTTGATTTACAAACACTCCATCGCCACCATCACTCCAGCGGGACACAGTCGCGTCCGTTGGAACCAAATGGAACGTCCTCCAGGAAAATAG
- the nikR gene encoding nickel-responsive transcriptional regulator NikR — translation MSEAVRFSVSLSEELMGGFDKLLDQKGYENRSEGIRDLIRDFLVQEEIDKNREVVGVITLVYDHHVRELTNTLISKQHDTTAEVISAMHVHLDHHNCLEVVVARGKGKVLHAFADGLIGVRGVKHGKLVLTSTGAELPK, via the coding sequence ATGTCGGAGGCGGTACGTTTCAGCGTTTCGTTATCAGAAGAATTGATGGGCGGCTTCGATAAGTTGCTCGACCAAAAAGGGTATGAAAATCGCTCCGAAGGCATTCGTGATCTGATCCGCGATTTTCTCGTGCAAGAAGAGATCGACAAAAATCGTGAAGTGGTCGGCGTGATTACGCTGGTCTATGACCACCACGTGCGCGAACTGACCAACACCCTGATTTCAAAACAACACGACACCACCGCCGAAGTGATCTCAGCCATGCACGTTCATCTCGACCATCACAACTGTCTGGAAGTCGTAGTCGCGCGCGGCAAAGGCAAGGTGCTGCACGCCTTTGCGGACGGGCTGATTGGCGTACGCGGCGTCAAACACGGCAAGTTAGTGTTAACCTCAACCGGGGCGGAACTGCCCAAATAA
- the miaA gene encoding tRNA (adenosine(37)-N6)-dimethylallyltransferase MiaA, translating to MQNTSHPISNQHTASQRPLFLAVVGPTASGKTDLALDLAERLDADILCVDAIQIYRGLDVGSAKPTLEQQARIKHYGIDLISPMENFNASRYAEAVEPVLQQAEADQRPLVLCGGTGLYYRSLLEGFFDAPDSDPAVRGAILQRVEREGANALHAELLAADPETAAVIHPNDGRRVARALELIQLTGEPVSALKARQRRKPWIDRTMFFGIQRERDELSARVVQRTRWMYDNGLIDETRQLLAMGCDEQYTAMQALGYKECMLYVQDKIDLNESIEMTIQGTRRYSKRQMTWFRRQMEVNWLEWREGEPLQEKRNQCLKLWNNRG from the coding sequence ATGCAGAATACCAGCCATCCAATCTCCAATCAACACACGGCTTCACAAAGGCCGTTGTTTCTTGCTGTGGTCGGGCCGACCGCTTCGGGCAAAACCGACCTGGCGCTTGACCTCGCCGAGCGCCTCGACGCCGATATTCTGTGCGTTGACGCCATCCAAATCTATCGCGGGCTGGATGTTGGCTCCGCCAAACCCACGTTGGAGCAACAGGCGCGCATCAAACATTATGGGATCGACCTCATCTCGCCCATGGAGAACTTTAACGCCTCGCGCTACGCCGAAGCGGTCGAGCCGGTGTTGCAGCAGGCCGAAGCCGACCAGCGCCCCTTGGTGTTGTGCGGCGGGACCGGGCTGTATTACCGCTCGTTGTTGGAGGGCTTTTTTGACGCCCCCGATTCGGACCCTGCTGTGCGCGGCGCCATCCTGCAACGCGTCGAGCGCGAAGGCGCCAACGCGCTGCACGCCGAATTGCTGGCGGCTGACCCGGAGACCGCCGCCGTCATTCATCCAAACGATGGGCGCCGCGTCGCCCGCGCGCTGGAACTGATCCAGCTCACAGGCGAGCCGGTGAGCGCTCTCAAAGCGCGCCAGCGCCGTAAGCCGTGGATCGACCGCACCATGTTTTTCGGCATTCAACGCGAGCGCGATGAACTGAGCGCCCGCGTCGTACAACGAACGCGCTGGATGTACGATAACGGTCTGATTGACGAAACACGCCAATTGCTCGCGATGGGCTGCGATGAGCAATACACCGCGATGCAGGCGCTCGGCTATAAAGAATGTATGCTCTACGTACAAGACAAAATTGATCTGAATGAATCAATCGAGATGACAATTCAGGGGACGCGGCGATACTCTAAACGGCAGATGACGTGGTTTCGCCGCCAAATGGAGGTCAACTGGCTCGAGTGGCGCGAAGGCGAACCCCTGCAAGAAAAACGAAATCAATGCTTGAAACTCTGGAATAATCGCGGTTAA
- a CDS encoding ABC transporter ATP-binding protein: MSVLRIQNLSKDYHTGWGKTLRALNDLSLEVEEGEIFGFLGPNGAGKTTTIKILLSIIFPTKGKAWLLDKEIGDALLMHKIGYMPENPYFYRFLTGEEFLLFYAQLSGMPREDAKKKAARLLDVVNLKHAAKVRIAQYSKGMVTRVGLAQALITDPALLLLDEPMSGLDPIGRKEIRNLIHQLKEEKKTIFFCSHILADIEMLCNRIAILNKGDLVKLGTVSEILDSGPTHYTVTFDNLSPQAFEQVKGMAAECQDYAGITHFNAKDRSHAQQLIDAATGQGAELREMRLDRGTLEEYFVREVGRE, from the coding sequence ATGTCTGTGCTGCGGATCCAGAATTTATCGAAAGACTACCATACCGGCTGGGGCAAAACCCTGCGCGCGCTCAACGACTTGTCGTTGGAAGTGGAAGAAGGCGAAATTTTCGGCTTCTTAGGGCCAAACGGCGCCGGCAAAACCACCACCATCAAGATTTTGCTCAGCATCATTTTCCCCACCAAGGGAAAAGCGTGGCTGCTCGATAAAGAAATCGGCGACGCGCTGCTGATGCACAAAATCGGCTACATGCCGGAGAACCCCTACTTCTACCGCTTTTTAACGGGCGAAGAGTTCTTGCTTTTCTACGCGCAATTGTCAGGCATGCCGCGCGAAGACGCCAAAAAGAAAGCGGCGCGGCTGCTCGATGTGGTCAACCTCAAACACGCCGCCAAAGTGCGCATCGCTCAATATTCAAAGGGCATGGTCACCCGCGTCGGTCTGGCGCAGGCGCTCATTACCGACCCGGCGCTGTTGTTGCTCGACGAACCCATGTCGGGCCTCGACCCCATCGGGCGCAAAGAAATTCGCAACCTGATCCATCAATTAAAAGAAGAAAAGAAAACCATCTTCTTCTGCTCTCACATCCTGGCGGACATCGAAATGCTCTGTAACCGCATCGCCATTTTAAACAAAGGCGACCTGGTGAAGTTGGGCACGGTCAGCGAGATTCTCGACTCCGGCCCGACCCACTACACCGTGACCTTCGACAACCTCTCGCCGCAGGCGTTCGAGCAGGTCAAAGGCATGGCGGCTGAATGCCAGGACTATGCGGGAATCACTCACTTCAACGCCAAAGACCGCAGCCACGCGCAGCAACTGATTGACGCCGCGACGGGGCAAGGGGCGGAGTTGCGCGAGATGCGCCTCGACCGCGGAACGCTGGAAGAATACTTCGTGCGGGAGGTGGGCCGTGAATAA
- a CDS encoding sulfite exporter TauE/SafE family protein, with amino-acid sequence MKRIGLRSCMVVIGCLIGSLCFGHPLGNFSLNHYTVVDIQPQGIAVQHLLDFAEIPSYNELANLDADNDSKVTEDELTRYLGKLSDRIYPNYNVVLEYAEQPGQWRSVPVERVVEAPAVKLYFGMGGLTCVQHTYAFVYQPLEQTAAGQYRLRVADENLANIRGVKEVRIRPHDGATVSDQTRNADGQSAQPSAENTYFLEGLAADIYFTIGSAGLSASRQDAQAVVFSPLDEMVNPSSLAIRQFPLQKKPDGAYHILRSPVQPQMEIQNKIAILQPRATIDSAAMMNEAQPTPVIVEAQHESSAGQVHGEDAWANMIGADDLSPAFLLFAVAASLFFGAAHALSPGHGKTVVAAYLVGSRGTIWHAVFLGIVVTLTHVSSVILIGVITLSLSEYVVPDKLYPIMEGASGLLIIAIGVSLFLQRFGAYQRMQAVAAAPTHSHDHHDHSHDHPHDHDHHHSHDHDHAHDHDGHHHHHGVNEWLGHDHSEHTHTHDIPADASWRDLLVLGVTGGIVPCPSAVIVLLAAIALKRLLFGLLLILFFSVGLAAVLITIGILVVSAKSFLDRFENSGRSIQWLQIASPALVTLLGFVILLRGLLSGGIISINL; translated from the coding sequence ATGAAACGAATAGGGTTGCGCTCCTGCATGGTTGTAATCGGTTGCTTAATCGGCAGCCTTTGCTTTGGACATCCACTTGGCAATTTCTCTTTGAACCATTACACCGTCGTCGATATTCAGCCGCAGGGAATCGCCGTGCAGCACCTGCTCGATTTTGCTGAGATTCCGTCCTACAACGAACTGGCCAACCTCGACGCCGACAACGACTCGAAAGTCACCGAAGACGAACTCACGCGCTACCTGGGCAAATTGTCTGACCGCATCTATCCCAATTACAACGTTGTTTTGGAATACGCCGAACAACCGGGGCAATGGCGCAGCGTTCCTGTCGAACGAGTCGTTGAAGCGCCCGCAGTGAAACTCTATTTCGGTATGGGCGGGCTGACTTGCGTTCAACACACCTATGCGTTCGTCTATCAACCGCTGGAGCAAACGGCGGCAGGCCAATATCGCTTGCGCGTCGCCGATGAAAACCTGGCGAACATTCGCGGCGTGAAAGAGGTCCGTATCCGCCCGCATGACGGCGCCACAGTCAGCGACCAAACCCGCAACGCCGACGGTCAATCCGCACAACCCAGCGCGGAGAATACGTATTTTCTCGAAGGCCTCGCGGCGGATATTTATTTTACGATCGGTTCAGCAGGGTTGAGCGCATCCAGACAAGACGCGCAGGCCGTCGTCTTTTCTCCATTGGACGAGATGGTCAACCCGTCTTCATTGGCGATTCGCCAGTTTCCATTGCAGAAAAAGCCCGACGGCGCCTATCACATCTTGCGCTCTCCGGTTCAGCCGCAGATGGAAATTCAAAACAAAATCGCCATACTGCAACCGCGCGCGACCATCGACAGCGCGGCGATGATGAACGAGGCGCAACCGACGCCCGTGATTGTCGAAGCGCAACATGAGAGTTCGGCGGGGCAGGTACACGGCGAAGACGCCTGGGCGAATATGATCGGCGCTGACGATCTCAGCCCGGCGTTTCTGTTGTTCGCTGTCGCTGCATCGCTGTTCTTCGGCGCTGCTCATGCGCTATCGCCGGGGCACGGCAAGACGGTGGTCGCCGCCTATCTGGTCGGCTCGCGCGGCACGATATGGCACGCGGTGTTTCTTGGCATCGTCGTCACCCTGACGCATGTTTCCAGCGTGATTTTGATTGGCGTGATTACGCTGTCGCTGTCGGAATACGTCGTGCCTGACAAGTTGTACCCCATCATGGAAGGCGCGTCGGGGCTGCTCATCATCGCGATTGGCGTCTCGCTCTTTTTGCAGCGCTTCGGCGCGTATCAGCGTATGCAGGCGGTCGCAGCGGCGCCAACACATTCGCACGACCATCACGATCATTCGCACGACCACCCGCACGATCACGATCACCATCATTCACACGACCATGACCATGCGCATGACCACGATGGGCATCATCACCATCATGGAGTCAATGAATGGCTGGGGCACGACCACAGCGAACATACCCACACTCACGATATCCCCGCTGACGCCAGCTGGCGCGACCTGTTGGTCTTGGGCGTCACTGGCGGCATCGTGCCGTGTCCATCGGCAGTGATTGTGTTACTGGCCGCGATTGCGTTGAAGCGCCTGCTATTTGGCTTATTATTAATCCTGTTCTTCAGCGTAGGGCTGGCGGCGGTGTTGATTACCATCGGTATTCTCGTGGTCAGCGCCAAGTCGTTCTTAGACCGCTTTGAAAACAGCGGACGCTCAATCCAATGGCTGCAAATCGCATCGCCCGCGTTGGTGACCCTCTTAGGATTTGTGATTTTATTGCGAGGATTACTCAGCGGCGGGATCATCAGCATCAACTTGTAA
- a CDS encoding DUF1080 domain-containing protein, with amino-acid sequence MNRRLSLLLVLALTMITPAAWSSELLAAAPSESLSAPSAEKPIALFNGKNLDGWHIYLEDKDADPKEVWQVRDGAIWCKGDPIGFLRTTQEFTNFKLTVEWKWPETPTNSGVLLRMSNEDTTFPLCIEAQLKYKQAGDVVGMDCDFNENQSKEGSFFRVAPRKNDSNETEPGEWNTYEIICKGDVIEISVNGLLQNKATGVCVTKGFVGLQSEGSPIMFRNIKLTPLK; translated from the coding sequence ATGAACCGCAGACTCAGTCTTCTTCTTGTCCTCGCCTTGACGATGATAACGCCCGCCGCCTGGAGTTCTGAACTTCTTGCCGCCGCGCCCAGCGAATCGCTATCCGCCCCATCAGCCGAAAAACCCATTGCCCTGTTTAATGGAAAAAACCTGGACGGCTGGCATATCTATCTCGAAGATAAAGACGCGGACCCGAAAGAGGTGTGGCAGGTTCGAGACGGCGCCATTTGGTGTAAAGGCGACCCGATCGGCTTTTTGCGCACCACGCAGGAATTCACCAATTTTAAACTGACGGTTGAATGGAAATGGCCCGAAACGCCCACTAACAGCGGCGTCCTGTTGCGGATGAGCAACGAAGACACCACGTTTCCGCTGTGCATAGAAGCCCAGTTGAAGTACAAACAAGCGGGCGACGTGGTCGGCATGGATTGCGACTTCAACGAGAACCAAAGCAAAGAGGGCTCGTTTTTTCGGGTTGCGCCGCGCAAAAATGACTCCAACGAAACCGAACCCGGCGAATGGAACACCTACGAAATCATCTGCAAAGGCGACGTGATTGAAATCAGCGTCAATGGCTTGTTGCAAAACAAAGCGACCGGGGTGTGCGTCACGAAGGGGTTTGTCGGTCTTCAAAGCGAAGGCTCGCCCATCATGTTTCGAAATATCAAACTCACGCCATTGAAGTAA